Proteins encoded within one genomic window of Polynucleobacter duraquae:
- the rpsF gene encoding 30S ribosomal protein S6 has product MRHYEIVFIVHPDQSEQVPAMIDRYKATLAAAGGKIHRMEDWGRRQMAYMIDKLAKAHYVCMNIECDQKTLDELEHAFKFNDAVLRHLIIKTKKAETEPSIMMKEVQREEARKSAQSDAPVAAV; this is encoded by the coding sequence ATGCGTCATTATGAAATCGTCTTTATCGTCCATCCGGACCAAAGCGAGCAAGTGCCTGCGATGATTGATCGCTATAAAGCGACATTAGCTGCTGCTGGCGGCAAAATTCACCGCATGGAAGATTGGGGTCGTCGTCAGATGGCTTACATGATCGACAAACTTGCTAAAGCCCATTACGTTTGTATGAATATTGAGTGCGACCAGAAAACTCTGGACGAGCTCGAGCATGCATTCAAATTTAACGATGCTGTTTTGCGTCACCTCATCATCAAGACAAAGAAAGCTGAAACAGAGCCTTCCATCATGATGAAAGAAGTGCAACGTGAAGAAGCGCGCAAATCAGCTCAATCCGACGCTCCTGTAGCAGCGGTTTAA
- the priB gene encoding primosomal replication protein N: MNHFTLTAFLVSKDAIRFTPAGIPVMHCQLEHSGEVNEVGVARKIQMSVEAIAIGPIQKGLEQMDLGAKAVFEGFLAPKTLRNQRLVFHITNIQLKN, from the coding sequence TTGAATCATTTCACCCTAACTGCATTCTTGGTATCTAAAGACGCGATTCGATTTACACCAGCAGGAATACCGGTGATGCATTGCCAGCTAGAACATAGCGGCGAAGTAAACGAGGTAGGAGTGGCTAGGAAAATTCAGATGAGTGTTGAAGCCATAGCAATTGGTCCGATACAAAAGGGCTTAGAGCAAATGGATTTAGGGGCCAAGGCAGTGTTTGAAGGATTCTTAGCACCCAAGACTCTACGTAATCAAAGACTGGTTTTCCATATCACCAATATTCAATTGAAAAATTAA
- the lexA gene encoding transcriptional repressor LexA produces MDINTVDFPEELTALPKLTSRQSEILELITKAIDESGSPPTRAEIAMQLGFASANAAEEHLRALAKKGYIELTPGTSRGIRIPQRFNQTHNPNKYRQMSLPSGALQQLTLPLIGRVAAGSPIMAVEHIEKQIPIDPSLFSKGADYLLKVVGMSMRDAGILDGDYLAVRKTSEVRNGDIVVARLDDEVTVKRWNQKKTADGMVIELQAENPDFKNILVDRRQPNFAVEGHAVGLIRAGGL; encoded by the coding sequence ATGGACATAAATACAGTTGATTTTCCAGAGGAGCTGACTGCCCTCCCCAAACTCACCTCACGTCAAAGTGAGATTTTGGAATTAATTACCAAGGCCATTGATGAAAGCGGCTCTCCCCCTACTCGCGCTGAAATTGCAATGCAACTCGGTTTTGCTTCTGCCAACGCTGCTGAAGAGCACTTACGCGCCTTAGCAAAAAAAGGATATATCGAACTGACACCGGGAACATCCCGCGGCATTCGTATTCCACAACGATTTAATCAAACGCACAATCCTAATAAATATCGTCAGATGTCGTTGCCCTCTGGCGCTCTTCAGCAACTCACATTGCCACTTATTGGTCGTGTTGCCGCAGGTTCTCCCATCATGGCTGTTGAGCACATTGAAAAACAAATACCAATTGATCCAAGCTTGTTTAGCAAAGGTGCTGATTACTTACTGAAGGTGGTTGGTATGAGTATGCGCGATGCTGGCATTCTGGATGGCGACTATCTTGCAGTACGGAAAACTTCAGAGGTTCGTAACGGCGATATTGTGGTTGCGCGTTTAGATGATGAAGTCACAGTAAAACGTTGGAACCAAAAGAAAACTGCGGATGGCATGGTAATTGAATTGCAAGCTGAAAACCCAGACTTCAAAAATATTTTAGTAGATAGACGTCAACCGAACTTTGCGGTTGAAGGTCATGCTGTTGGCCTCATTAGGGCTGGCGGACTATAA
- the rplI gene encoding 50S ribosomal protein L9, with translation MQIILLEKVINLGNLGDIVRVKDGYARNFLIPQRKARRATETAIADFAVRRAELEKLAAEKLAAAQAVGTKLKDLVLEIGQKAGVDGRLFGSVTNHDIADALKAKGFVIEKASVRMPTGPLKMVGDHPVAVAVHTDVVADITIRVVGEQA, from the coding sequence ATGCAAATCATTCTTTTAGAAAAAGTAATTAACCTGGGCAACCTCGGTGACATCGTTCGTGTTAAAGACGGTTACGCTCGCAATTTCCTAATCCCGCAACGCAAAGCTCGTCGTGCCACTGAAACAGCTATCGCTGACTTCGCAGTACGTCGCGCTGAGTTGGAAAAATTGGCTGCTGAGAAGTTGGCTGCTGCGCAAGCGGTTGGCACAAAGCTCAAGGACTTGGTTCTCGAAATCGGTCAAAAAGCGGGTGTTGACGGTCGTTTGTTTGGTTCTGTAACCAATCATGACATCGCTGATGCTTTGAAAGCCAAAGGCTTTGTAATTGAAAAAGCTTCTGTACGTATGCCTACTGGCCCGTTGAAGATGGTTGGTGATCACCCTGTAGCGGTAGCTGTTCATACCGATGTAGTGGCTGACATCACTATCCGTGTAGTTGGTGAGCAAGCGTAA
- the pgsA gene encoding CDP-diacylglycerol--glycerol-3-phosphate 3-phosphatidyltransferase encodes MPFNLPIALTWLRVAAIPLVVAVFYLPNSWLTPFDKNLTATVIFIFAAVTDWLDGFLARKMKQESAFGQFLDPVADKLIVAAALLVLLNMDRVQVWVALIIIGREITISALREWMALLGAGKSVAVHMVGKLKTTAQLVAIPFLLLNDTIFGWLNCAQVGTWLIWIASFLTLWSMFYYMKKALPQIVEKAK; translated from the coding sequence ATGCCGTTTAATTTACCTATTGCCCTGACCTGGTTGCGTGTTGCCGCAATTCCGCTTGTCGTTGCAGTGTTCTATTTACCTAATAGCTGGCTTACTCCCTTTGATAAGAATCTCACAGCTACAGTGATTTTTATCTTTGCTGCTGTGACTGATTGGTTAGATGGCTTCTTAGCTCGCAAAATGAAACAAGAGTCAGCATTTGGTCAATTCTTAGACCCGGTAGCAGACAAGTTGATTGTTGCCGCTGCATTGTTGGTTCTCCTGAACATGGACCGCGTTCAGGTTTGGGTTGCCCTCATCATCATTGGACGTGAAATTACCATCTCCGCATTAAGGGAGTGGATGGCGCTCTTAGGCGCTGGGAAAAGCGTTGCTGTGCATATGGTCGGCAAGCTAAAGACTACGGCTCAACTTGTAGCAATTCCATTTTTATTGTTAAACGACACCATATTTGGTTGGCTTAATTGCGCACAAGTTGGTACTTGGTTGATTTGGATTGCATCCTTTTTGACGCTTTGGTCCATGTTTTATTACATGAAAAAGGCTTTGCCTCAGATAGTTGAGAAAGCTAAGTAA
- the uvrC gene encoding excinuclease ABC subunit UvrC, giving the protein MSNSLFETLQQDVKRLPGLPGVYRFFDEAGHILYVGKARNLKKRVSSYFQRTLLSPRIELMVGKIARYETTVTRSETEALILENNLIKELAPPFNILFRDDKSYPYVMLTGHQFPRLASYRGKTDKRNHYFGPFPNSWAVRNSVQILQKVFRLRTCEDSVFKNRSRPCLLHQIHRCSAPCVGRLSADQYGQDVAQATRFLEGDHGRVLSELEKKMHAYSDAMEFEMAAVLRDRIADLSSVLQQQSMDTVADGEGDVDVIAVAQMEGVVCVNLAMIRGGRHLGDRAYFPKGLRSSSGELPPPAEILEAFIAQHYLEEKSGDGEATTNLIPPVLILNHPLRKLVDDIAAPEESAEDISEQSAPEGLHDLLNAQAGKRITFLHQPQGQRRHWLAMAEGNAKIAIAKRLVETGGQLARARALADVLALELESLEQLRIECFDISHTSGEATQASCVVYSKNAMQSSEYRRFNINDITPGDDYAAMRQVLQRRYANFQELPVEKMPQVILIDGGKGQVEMARQVLSEFGMDISLIVGVAKGEGRKVGLETLIFADGRKSLELGIDSAALLLVAQIRDEAHRFAITGMRAKRAKARTVSQLEEIEGIGAKRRQKLLARFGGLRGVSNATIEELSSVEGISTALAELIYRQLH; this is encoded by the coding sequence ATGAGCAATTCGCTTTTTGAAACCCTTCAGCAGGATGTTAAACGGCTACCCGGATTGCCGGGGGTATATCGCTTCTTTGATGAGGCGGGGCATATTCTGTATGTCGGAAAAGCGCGCAACCTCAAAAAGCGGGTATCTAGTTACTTCCAGCGAACTCTGCTTTCACCACGGATAGAGCTGATGGTGGGAAAAATTGCCCGCTATGAAACTACAGTAACACGCTCAGAAACAGAAGCTTTAATTCTAGAGAATAATTTAATTAAGGAGTTAGCTCCTCCATTCAATATTCTCTTCCGAGATGATAAGTCCTATCCTTATGTGATGTTGACGGGACACCAGTTTCCACGTCTAGCCTCTTATCGAGGAAAAACAGATAAGCGCAATCACTACTTTGGACCATTCCCGAATTCATGGGCAGTACGTAATAGCGTGCAGATTTTGCAAAAAGTTTTTCGTCTGCGGACTTGCGAAGACTCAGTGTTCAAAAACCGTAGCCGTCCTTGTTTGCTGCATCAAATTCATCGCTGTAGTGCACCTTGTGTTGGTCGTCTGAGCGCAGATCAATATGGTCAGGACGTAGCTCAGGCAACTCGTTTTTTGGAGGGTGATCATGGTCGCGTGCTTTCTGAGCTTGAAAAAAAGATGCATGCCTATAGCGATGCTATGGAATTTGAAATGGCTGCGGTACTAAGAGATCGTATTGCAGATCTTTCTAGCGTCTTACAGCAGCAGTCGATGGATACCGTTGCTGATGGTGAGGGTGATGTTGACGTCATCGCTGTAGCTCAAATGGAAGGCGTGGTTTGTGTCAATTTAGCAATGATTCGGGGCGGACGCCATTTAGGTGATCGAGCCTATTTCCCTAAAGGCTTGCGTTCAAGTTCTGGAGAGTTGCCACCACCCGCAGAAATTTTAGAAGCCTTTATTGCGCAGCATTACCTAGAGGAGAAGTCAGGTGATGGCGAGGCGACTACCAATTTAATTCCACCGGTGTTGATTCTGAATCATCCTTTAAGAAAGTTGGTTGATGATATTGCGGCGCCGGAAGAAAGTGCTGAGGATATTTCCGAGCAATCAGCCCCAGAAGGCTTGCATGACTTACTCAATGCGCAAGCCGGTAAGCGCATTACTTTCCTGCATCAGCCACAAGGCCAGAGACGACATTGGCTGGCGATGGCTGAAGGTAATGCCAAGATTGCAATTGCAAAGCGTTTGGTCGAGACTGGTGGACAACTAGCAAGAGCGCGAGCGCTAGCTGATGTTTTGGCTTTGGAATTGGAAAGTCTCGAGCAGTTACGTATTGAGTGTTTTGACATTAGCCATACTTCTGGTGAGGCTACACAAGCTTCTTGTGTGGTGTATTCCAAAAATGCGATGCAGTCTAGTGAATACCGTCGTTTTAATATCAATGACATTACACCGGGTGATGACTACGCTGCAATGCGTCAGGTCCTACAACGCCGTTATGCAAACTTCCAAGAGCTCCCGGTTGAGAAGATGCCACAAGTGATTTTGATTGACGGTGGCAAAGGTCAGGTTGAGATGGCAAGACAAGTTCTTTCTGAATTTGGTATGGACATCAGCTTGATTGTTGGGGTTGCTAAAGGGGAGGGGCGCAAGGTAGGTCTCGAGACGCTTATTTTTGCGGATGGACGTAAATCGCTTGAACTCGGTATTGATAGCGCAGCTTTGTTATTAGTTGCGCAAATCCGAGATGAGGCACATCGCTTTGCCATTACGGGCATGCGTGCTAAACGAGCAAAAGCCAGAACAGTTTCTCAACTAGAAGAGATTGAGGGGATTGGAGCAAAACGCCGTCAAAAATTACTAGCCCGTTTTGGAGGTTTGCGTGGCGTTTCTAATGCCACTATCGAAGAACTCTCCAGCGTAGAGGGGATATCCACTGCATTAGCAGAGCTAATTTATAGACAACTCCATTGA
- the rpsR gene encoding 30S ribosomal protein S18, with protein MAFGKKPDFKKKPAQNPLFKRKRYCRFTVAGVEQIDYKDVDTLKDFIGENAKITPARLTGTKAKYQRQLDTAIKRARYLALLPFSDQHKK; from the coding sequence ATGGCGTTTGGAAAGAAACCCGATTTCAAAAAGAAACCAGCCCAGAACCCATTGTTCAAGCGTAAGCGTTATTGCCGTTTCACTGTTGCTGGCGTAGAGCAGATTGACTACAAAGATGTAGACACGTTGAAGGACTTCATTGGCGAGAACGCCAAGATCACTCCTGCACGTTTGACAGGCACAAAAGCTAAATATCAGCGTCAGTTAGACACTGCTATCAAGCGTGCTCGTTACTTGGCTTTGTTGCCATTCTCCGATCAACACAAGAAATAA
- a CDS encoding asparaginase: MSSKSNISANTPHILILGMGGTIAGLAPNPEDSPLQYEAGLVGVDALVAQIQSVVPVGVNLVSRQLANINSRNLTEAHLTNLGLAVKEALLDAAVKGIVITHGTDTIEETGLFLQATCGKLAHTQSKRVILTGAMLPSNVPGADGPSNLLDALRWASTPIDNCPGGVYAVMDGRGCMAMDLAKRHATALNAPLQNAPSSSVGLINPSWLSGVKAVQATWNEDLPIPQEGEWPWVEILTSHAGARPETVAHWLSSAVQGFVLAGSGHGGFHDGWIEPLDRAMLQGIALARTTRTGAGATLRNIPELDKLGCCASGSLTAPRARIALQLALNAAKQANKAGKPLTWQDFFARMADLPEIK; this comes from the coding sequence ATGAGCTCAAAATCTAATATTTCTGCAAATACACCCCATATTCTGATTTTAGGTATGGGCGGCACCATTGCAGGTCTCGCCCCCAATCCTGAAGACAGTCCCCTTCAATATGAAGCTGGTTTAGTCGGGGTTGACGCCCTAGTGGCTCAGATTCAGTCGGTGGTCCCTGTGGGGGTCAATCTGGTTTCACGTCAGTTGGCGAATATTAATAGTCGCAATCTGACCGAGGCTCACCTGACTAATCTAGGACTTGCTGTAAAGGAGGCCCTATTAGATGCTGCTGTAAAGGGAATTGTGATTACCCACGGCACTGATACGATTGAAGAAACAGGCTTATTTTTGCAGGCAACGTGTGGCAAGTTAGCGCATACTCAGTCTAAGAGGGTTATTTTGACTGGAGCCATGCTCCCGAGTAATGTACCTGGAGCTGATGGACCCTCAAATCTATTGGATGCCTTGCGCTGGGCTTCCACACCTATTGATAACTGTCCTGGTGGCGTTTATGCGGTGATGGATGGGCGTGGATGTATGGCAATGGATTTAGCTAAGCGCCACGCTACGGCTTTGAATGCACCATTACAAAATGCCCCATCGAGTTCGGTAGGCCTGATTAATCCATCTTGGTTATCTGGCGTGAAGGCCGTGCAGGCAACCTGGAATGAAGATTTGCCTATTCCGCAGGAGGGCGAGTGGCCTTGGGTGGAGATTCTGACTAGTCATGCGGGTGCTCGTCCTGAAACCGTTGCGCATTGGCTTAGTAGTGCCGTCCAAGGCTTTGTTCTTGCTGGTTCGGGGCACGGTGGCTTTCATGATGGCTGGATCGAGCCTTTGGACCGGGCGATGCTTCAGGGCATTGCATTGGCGAGGACGACGAGAACAGGTGCCGGGGCTACTTTGCGAAACATTCCTGAGTTAGATAAGCTTGGATGCTGTGCCTCCGGGTCTCTGACTGCGCCTAGAGCCAGAATTGCACTTCAATTAGCGTTAAATGCTGCAAAGCAGGCAAATAAAGCCGGTAAACCCCTGACTTGGCAGGATTTTTTTGCTAGAATGGCGGACTTACCAGAAATTAAGTAA